From the genome of Maridesulfovibrio ferrireducens, one region includes:
- a CDS encoding FadR/GntR family transcriptional regulator — MDKKKLIKLSLPKQISSEIEMSIKNGSLNVGDKLPSEPELVKIFGVSRNTVREAIQSLIQAGVLESRQGDGTYVMSSGRFEANMVNRLYESMDEVNEVRLSLEKEIVKFAAVRRTEKDLELISIALENRNLTKDSVSENCKWDMEFHLAIAKASHNSIFYDIYNSFSTFIYKSVEERMNGKETIEGMLNQLHIDLYEAIYQKDAERAESIIVTILKN; from the coding sequence ATGGACAAAAAAAAGCTCATTAAATTGTCGCTGCCTAAACAAATTTCGAGTGAAATCGAAATGTCGATTAAAAATGGTTCCCTGAATGTTGGTGATAAATTGCCGTCTGAACCGGAACTTGTAAAAATTTTTGGTGTAAGCAGAAATACAGTTCGTGAGGCAATTCAATCTTTAATACAGGCTGGAGTCCTCGAATCTCGTCAGGGAGATGGCACCTACGTCATGTCTTCTGGAAGATTTGAAGCTAATATGGTCAATCGTTTGTATGAATCCATGGATGAGGTGAATGAAGTTCGTTTGTCCTTGGAAAAAGAAATTGTCAAATTTGCAGCTGTAAGAAGAACCGAAAAAGACTTGGAACTGATTAGTATCGCATTGGAAAACAGAAATTTAACAAAAGACTCTGTGAGTGAGAATTGTAAATGGGATATGGAATTTCATTTAGCGATTGCCAAAGCCTCACACAATTCTATTTTTTACGACATCTACAATTCTTTTTCTACGTTTATATACAAGTCGGTGGAAGAAAGAATGAATGGAAAAGAAACCATAGAGGGAATGCTGAATCAATTACATATAGATTTATATGAAGCGATATATCAAAAAGATGCGGAAAGAGCAGAAAGCATTATTGTTACAATTCTAAAGAATTAG
- a CDS encoding AraC family transcriptional regulator, translating into MSKGKIQYLRPVEVEGLEIQEVINSNHSFPNHTHGFHSVGVMEAGGCYCRQSGAESSFVRGGEIALFNPGLVHSGVLPSRNSLITYRVFSFANPLIEQASRDLAEKEGLPEFRSVVIEDKLATCSLTQLKHTVVAQSGRLALDTALSRAAAALLTRHCEITSKVPKTKEPVAVQKTRDYLTENLSGKVSLKELSQIAGLSRYHLLRVFREATGLPPHNFHIQQRIEHAKKLLRTGTPFAQVALESGFSDQSHFTNVFHRYTGATPSQYTYGQ; encoded by the coding sequence ATGAGCAAGGGCAAAATTCAATACCTGCGCCCCGTTGAGGTCGAAGGGTTAGAGATTCAGGAAGTCATAAACTCGAATCACTCTTTCCCGAATCACACGCACGGCTTCCACTCTGTCGGAGTAATGGAAGCCGGGGGTTGCTATTGCCGTCAGTCCGGAGCAGAAAGTTCGTTTGTCAGAGGAGGAGAAATAGCCCTATTTAATCCCGGTCTTGTTCATTCCGGAGTCCTGCCAAGCCGGAACTCACTAATCACTTATCGGGTTTTCAGCTTTGCCAATCCCCTTATTGAACAAGCTTCAAGGGATCTTGCTGAAAAAGAAGGACTGCCTGAATTCAGATCAGTAGTAATTGAAGACAAGCTTGCCACCTGTTCCCTCACACAATTGAAACACACTGTTGTAGCCCAATCAGGCAGACTGGCTCTCGACACGGCTCTTTCCAGAGCAGCGGCAGCACTGCTTACCCGTCATTGCGAAATAACCTCCAAAGTTCCTAAAACCAAAGAGCCTGTAGCGGTGCAAAAGACTCGGGACTACTTAACAGAGAACCTCTCCGGCAAAGTCTCCCTTAAAGAGCTCTCGCAAATAGCAGGACTTTCCCGTTATCATTTACTCAGAGTTTTTCGCGAAGCCACCGGATTGCCTCCTCATAACTTTCACATTCAACAACGGATCGAACACGCCAAAAAACTACTTCGCACCGGGACTCCGTTTGCACAAGTTGCTCTTGAAAGCGGCTTCTCAGATCAAAGCCATTTCACAAACGTATTCCACAGATATACGGGAGCAACGCCAAGTCAATATACTTACGGTCAATAA
- a CDS encoding DUF1611 domain-containing protein, producing MTGKVSAIVYCEGFFGEMDGKTANGLARHSDKYEIVGIIDSTKAGLDAGEVLDGKANGIKIFKNTFDALEGTEDSVKYFIYGMAPLSGSFSSEDSSVLFYAMEQKLNIINGLHEFLTDNKAFIQKATECNVQLHDIRKQQNSNQRNVFKGDIFKVKCPRIAILGTDSAVGKRTTSVIITKALKALGLNTVMIATGQTGIIQGAEFGVPLDALTEQFISGEMEKAIFDAWETKHPDIMILEGQGSLSHPAYLSSCFIIRGGQPDAIIVQHPPKREKLGDYPDINMPDLKEEIELIEVFSKAPVIGITINHENMSDSELSQTIKDYENKFEIPTTDVLKFDCAPLIKKILEVFPQLNDKTA from the coding sequence ATGACAGGAAAAGTATCCGCTATTGTTTACTGTGAAGGTTTTTTTGGAGAAATGGATGGAAAAACGGCTAACGGCTTAGCAAGACATTCCGACAAATATGAAATTGTGGGAATTATCGATAGTACCAAAGCGGGCTTAGATGCCGGAGAAGTGCTGGACGGAAAAGCAAACGGCATTAAAATTTTCAAAAACACTTTTGATGCCCTTGAAGGAACAGAAGATTCAGTAAAATATTTCATTTATGGGATGGCTCCTCTCTCCGGTTCCTTTTCCTCAGAGGACAGCAGTGTTCTTTTTTATGCGATGGAACAAAAACTTAACATCATTAACGGACTGCATGAATTCTTAACAGACAATAAAGCTTTCATTCAAAAAGCTACCGAATGCAATGTTCAGTTACATGACATTAGAAAGCAACAAAACAGTAACCAGCGAAACGTTTTCAAAGGCGATATTTTTAAGGTCAAATGCCCTAGAATCGCGATACTTGGAACAGACAGCGCTGTCGGCAAAAGAACGACCTCAGTAATCATAACTAAAGCACTGAAAGCTCTGGGACTAAACACAGTCATGATCGCAACAGGTCAAACCGGCATAATTCAGGGAGCCGAATTCGGTGTACCGCTTGACGCACTGACAGAACAATTCATCTCCGGTGAAATGGAAAAAGCTATATTCGACGCATGGGAAACCAAACATCCCGACATCATGATTCTCGAAGGACAAGGATCTTTAAGCCACCCTGCCTATTTGAGTTCATGCTTTATTATCCGAGGCGGACAACCTGACGCGATTATAGTTCAGCATCCACCGAAAAGAGAAAAACTGGGCGACTATCCTGATATAAACATGCCTGATTTAAAAGAAGAAATTGAACTTATTGAAGTCTTCTCTAAGGCTCCCGTTATAGGCATCACCATTAATCACGAAAACATGTCTGATTCAGAGCTCAGCCAGACAATTAAAGATTACGAAAATAAATTTGAAATCCCAACGACAGATGTACTCAAATTTGACTGCGCTCCATTAATTAAAAAAATACTCGAAGTTTTCCCTCAGCTTAATGATAAGACCGCGTAA
- a CDS encoding DMT family transporter produces MTTDHQKDDSLNPQNIFPVLAVLGAVFLWGSSFAAMKHLVTTINPWAIMWLRTGIATLALISFTSRLSEPVKKGKDRKALALLAFLMPCLYFSFESHALTYTSATQAGLISASLPLMVAVGAGFFFKEKTTIIGWLGLAISITGVGVLSLTGSPSINATNPILGNMLEIAAMISATGYMLLVKRLSANYGPWTLTAVQNASGCLFFIPGLYLLIRDGLGPEPLTILIIAGYLGAFVTLGAFGLYNVGMSKLPAGKASAFINLVPAIAAFFGWLLLDETLTSLQMLASLIIFAGVWLAQCGDKFRRKKRLCRV; encoded by the coding sequence ATGACCACTGATCATCAGAAAGACGATTCTTTGAACCCGCAAAATATATTTCCTGTACTGGCTGTGCTTGGCGCAGTATTTCTTTGGGGTAGCTCATTCGCGGCAATGAAACACTTGGTTACAACCATAAACCCGTGGGCCATCATGTGGCTCAGAACCGGTATTGCCACACTTGCCCTCATATCTTTTACGTCCAGACTTTCCGAACCTGTAAAAAAAGGAAAAGACCGCAAAGCTCTTGCCCTTTTAGCTTTTTTGATGCCCTGCCTCTATTTTTCATTCGAATCTCATGCCCTGACCTACACATCAGCAACACAGGCAGGACTGATTTCAGCATCACTACCTCTGATGGTTGCGGTAGGAGCAGGATTCTTTTTCAAGGAAAAGACTACGATTATAGGCTGGCTGGGACTGGCAATATCCATAACAGGAGTTGGAGTACTTTCACTCACAGGCTCTCCATCGATTAATGCAACCAACCCAATCCTTGGCAACATGCTGGAAATCGCAGCAATGATCAGCGCGACGGGATACATGCTGTTAGTAAAACGATTATCTGCGAACTACGGCCCGTGGACACTTACGGCTGTTCAAAACGCGTCAGGATGTTTATTTTTTATACCCGGTCTATACTTACTCATTCGCGACGGACTTGGGCCTGAACCGCTCACCATTCTGATAATTGCAGGCTATCTCGGGGCATTTGTAACTCTTGGCGCATTCGGTCTTTACAATGTCGGAATGAGCAAACTTCCTGCCGGAAAAGCATCTGCATTCATCAATCTTGTTCCCGCGATTGCGGCTTTCTTCGGTTGGCTTCTTTTGGATGAAACTCTAACTTCCCTGCAAATGCTCGCATCACTGATAATCTTTGCCGGAGTATGGCTTGCCCAGTGCGGTGATAAATTCCGCAGAAAAAAAAGACTCTGCCGTGTCTAG
- a CDS encoding alanine/ornithine racemase family PLP-dependent enzyme: MNTPYLEIDLAKIFSNTQKLVEMFGARNIKITGITKVALGEPKIANCLVSAGIVSIGESRIANIKRMRQAGVKAAFTLIRTPSMTEIDDVVKYANASLNTELSIIAELSDSAIKQNKIHDVVLMVEMGDLREGILKKDLDETIEKTIQLKGVNLIGLGTNLACFSGVKPSKTNMDQLSLLAETYEKKYHIKFQIISGGNSANFEWLFANDNPGRINNVRLGESIFIGRETLSRNHIEGLHLNAITLVAGVIESKTKPSLPEGEVGQDAFGNTTAFVDKGDMLRTILAIGKQDVHVPGLTPLSDVDIIGSSSDHLILDATRSPLRVGDQVRFNLDYAALLSCMTSPFVTNSFV; this comes from the coding sequence ATGAATACGCCCTATCTTGAAATTGACTTAGCAAAAATATTTAGCAACACGCAAAAATTAGTTGAAATGTTCGGGGCCAGAAACATCAAGATTACCGGCATTACCAAAGTTGCGCTCGGAGAACCAAAGATTGCAAATTGTTTGGTTTCAGCCGGCATAGTTTCAATTGGAGAATCAAGAATTGCCAATATCAAGCGCATGCGGCAGGCAGGCGTTAAAGCCGCATTCACTTTAATCAGAACTCCGTCAATGACAGAAATTGATGATGTCGTGAAATATGCGAATGCAAGCTTAAATACAGAATTATCCATAATCGCGGAACTTTCTGATTCTGCTATTAAACAGAACAAAATTCACGATGTCGTTCTGATGGTTGAAATGGGAGATCTGCGAGAAGGCATTCTTAAGAAAGATCTGGATGAAACAATTGAAAAAACAATTCAATTGAAAGGTGTAAACCTTATTGGTTTAGGCACAAATCTAGCCTGTTTCAGCGGAGTTAAGCCATCTAAAACGAATATGGATCAATTATCACTTTTGGCTGAAACATATGAAAAAAAATATCATATAAAGTTTCAGATTATTTCAGGTGGTAATTCTGCAAATTTCGAATGGTTATTTGCAAATGACAACCCAGGCCGGATAAATAATGTCAGGCTGGGTGAGTCTATTTTCATAGGAAGAGAAACTCTTTCGAGAAACCATATTGAAGGATTGCATCTTAACGCAATAACCTTGGTTGCCGGAGTAATAGAATCCAAAACCAAACCATCTCTCCCAGAGGGTGAAGTGGGACAAGATGCTTTCGGCAACACGACGGCCTTTGTAGATAAAGGCGACATGCTCAGAACTATTCTTGCTATTGGCAAACAGGACGTTCATGTGCCGGGACTAACCCCATTAAGTGATGTTGATATAATCGGCTCCAGCAGTGATCATCTGATATTAGATGCGACACGATCCCCATTGCGCGTTGGTGATCAAGTAAGATTCAACCTTGATTATGCCGCATTGCTATCGTGTATGACCTCACCTTTTGTCACTAATTCTTTTGTCTAA
- a CDS encoding MFS transporter yields MSIKIKKSSQLLLVIIIILVSFNLRAPLTSVGPIIHFIQNEFLLNNSMAGLLTTLPLIVFGVISLFVSKISAKFGSMRTLISGLVLILIGEAIRSYTGLYGLFIGTGILGIGIAVGNVLIPSFIKQKFSAHIGPVTSLYATSMCLSAALGAGLSAPLILQFNFDWKDTLFIWSILAVITIATMFFYLIKNKSAKLPPKTTTPELFGINEKSIWKSPLAWWVTLFMGAQSLVFYSLAAWLPSMITSKGMGVEFAGLMCLIYQLMAIPATLIIPVLAGRRDDQRKLTTIKIGIYLSGILLLFFTKSKMIILLSVILMGIGMGGSISLAIAFISLRTPNAKKTTQLSGMSQSFGYFFAALGPFLLGFMYDITESWNLPILALVTVLILLAFFGLKAGSNNVTHA; encoded by the coding sequence TTGAGTATTAAAATAAAGAAGAGTTCCCAGTTATTATTAGTTATCATAATTATTCTTGTATCATTTAACTTGCGCGCCCCGCTTACCTCTGTCGGACCAATCATTCATTTTATACAAAATGAATTTCTATTAAACAACAGTATGGCTGGATTACTGACAACATTGCCATTGATAGTCTTTGGTGTAATTTCTCTATTTGTTTCTAAAATAAGCGCAAAATTCGGATCTATGCGCACGCTTATTTCAGGTCTTGTTTTAATTCTTATAGGAGAAGCAATTCGCTCCTACACCGGTTTGTACGGCTTATTTATAGGTACGGGCATTTTAGGCATTGGGATTGCCGTGGGCAATGTGCTTATACCAAGTTTTATAAAACAAAAATTTTCCGCTCATATCGGACCTGTAACAAGCCTTTACGCTACATCCATGTGCCTTTCTGCGGCGCTTGGAGCCGGACTCAGTGCCCCGCTCATTTTACAATTTAATTTTGACTGGAAAGATACACTCTTTATATGGAGTATTTTGGCGGTAATAACGATTGCAACCATGTTTTTTTATTTAATAAAAAACAAATCGGCTAAACTACCTCCCAAAACCACTACCCCCGAACTTTTTGGAATAAATGAAAAATCGATATGGAAATCCCCGTTAGCTTGGTGGGTAACGCTGTTTATGGGCGCGCAATCTCTCGTGTTCTATTCTCTTGCGGCATGGCTGCCCTCCATGATTACATCCAAAGGGATGGGAGTTGAATTTGCAGGATTAATGTGTCTTATTTATCAGCTGATGGCCATTCCTGCCACTTTGATTATTCCGGTTCTGGCCGGTAGACGGGATGATCAGAGAAAGCTTACGACAATTAAAATTGGAATCTACCTTTCCGGTATCCTTCTACTTTTTTTTACCAAATCAAAAATGATCATTTTACTCTCTGTAATCTTAATGGGCATAGGCATGGGAGGAAGTATCAGTTTAGCGATTGCATTTATTTCCTTACGTACCCCCAATGCTAAAAAGACAACCCAACTTTCCGGGATGTCACAATCCTTTGGCTATTTTTTTGCGGCACTCGGACCGTTTTTACTGGGCTTTATGTATGACATCACAGAGTCATGGAATTTGCCCATCCTAGCTCTCGTCACCGTTCTGATATTGTTAGCATTTTTCGGACTCAAAGCGGGATCAAATAACGTGACACATGCTTAA
- a CDS encoding BMP family protein, with amino-acid sequence MKKILSTIIILLLLAATAWAKPPVVGFVTGTSGLGDMSFNDMAYGGIRKAQQEFNFKLIILESRKTGETTLKDLTTLADQADVIILLGAQHQELTKQAARIYPDKKFIMIEVPIKNVANISSAVFKQYEGSFLAGALAGYVTKTHTIGFIGGAEVPAVQQFEKGFLDGAEYAAPGTKVLVEYLSPAGDFSGFNNPKKGYKLAMNQYGNNTDIIFTVAGLTGNGIIEAARRSGKYAIGVDSDQDSLAKGNVLTSMIKRMDIAAYEELKDIMKGKFSSGPTYYGLEGDGVSLSEMKYTRDKISDEILKKIDIIRKKIIKKEIIIKKDQYE; translated from the coding sequence ATGAAAAAAATATTATCGACTATTATTATACTTCTGCTTCTGGCTGCAACAGCATGGGCAAAACCTCCCGTTGTGGGATTTGTTACCGGTACCTCAGGATTAGGGGACATGTCCTTTAACGACATGGCTTACGGCGGAATTCGCAAAGCACAGCAAGAATTCAATTTTAAGCTGATAATTCTCGAATCTCGTAAAACAGGCGAAACAACACTTAAAGATCTTACCACTCTTGCCGATCAAGCTGATGTGATCATTCTTCTGGGGGCACAACATCAAGAACTTACAAAACAAGCGGCCCGAATTTACCCCGACAAAAAATTTATAATGATAGAAGTTCCAATTAAGAATGTTGCTAATATTTCATCAGCCGTATTTAAGCAGTACGAAGGATCATTCCTGGCCGGAGCTCTTGCCGGATATGTGACAAAGACACACACTATCGGCTTTATAGGAGGGGCGGAGGTTCCTGCTGTACAACAGTTTGAAAAAGGTTTCCTCGACGGAGCAGAATATGCAGCTCCCGGAACAAAAGTTCTTGTTGAATATCTCAGCCCCGCCGGAGATTTTTCAGGATTTAACAACCCTAAAAAAGGATACAAGCTGGCTATGAATCAATACGGAAATAATACAGATATCATTTTTACCGTTGCCGGACTTACAGGGAACGGAATAATAGAAGCAGCCAGACGCTCGGGGAAATACGCAATAGGAGTTGATTCAGATCAGGATTCTTTAGCCAAAGGAAATGTTCTGACCAGCATGATCAAACGTATGGATATAGCTGCCTATGAAGAACTCAAAGACATAATGAAAGGTAAATTTTCATCCGGTCCCACTTACTATGGACTGGAAGGGGATGGAGTAAGTTTAAGCGAGATGAAATATACCCGCGATAAAATATCGGACGAAATCTTGAAAAAAATTGATATAATCAGAAAGAAGATTATCAAAAAAGAAATCATTATCAAGAAAGATCAGTATGAATAA
- a CDS encoding ATP-binding protein — protein MDSQKKSLENRLYEHGSSIAALTARSCAEYLPRFSFFLIEDLALSVEQSPQVAFCEIFDREGASFLQSGNIISKNHTIKNKPQYGDNIMIVSRSILNGEELLGRVEIGLKLDKVKRQINEKTLSLILLFSTCMLCTIIALDAFFKRILITPLGMLDKNTRKIANREFVTLDVGKRTDEIGRLALNFNYMSRNLKNLYLNLEVKVQERTHELETTNQKLIKAIAESKAMAFEASKGAVAKSQFLASMSHEIRTPMNAILGMAEILEDSGLDSEQKRFIEILQESGKSLLLLINEILDLSKIEAGQAHFEHKDIDLDQLLGKAFKVTALAGHSKGLELAYNINRNIPQKVIGDPSRLQQIFVNLIGNAIKFTERGFVVIEVSLSENKSIKSKNKVGIHFAVKDSGIGIEENKLESIFDRFTQADSSTTRQYGGTGLGLSICKSLCEAMGGKIWIESEKGFGSTVHMDIPFIKSTVIFSNDSILKDKSILLINDQDYSREAFAIRLGSTVKQIDKARSFETGKTLISDQKQKGLIYDFILIKDNIHGWNWDKTVSSLKEQGVQEERIILIATVDHDHIDKSFNGNVMLKPLTLFDLEKVAKEILVKTSHNLSEKNNMRTIEIQTSPLNVLLVEDNNANCMLIELFFKNLPHKLTIAKNGQEGFDKGTSSHFDLILMDIEMPIIDGYECTRKIREWEKEQDKTPCRIIALTAHALTEVREKILAAGCDSFLTKPISKEKIINTLNEQN, from the coding sequence GTGGATTCCCAGAAAAAATCATTAGAAAACCGCCTCTACGAACATGGCAGCAGCATAGCGGCTCTGACAGCTCGTTCATGTGCAGAATACCTGCCACGTTTCAGCTTCTTTTTAATAGAAGATCTAGCCCTTTCTGTCGAACAATCACCCCAAGTAGCCTTTTGCGAAATTTTTGACCGCGAAGGTGCATCTTTTCTACAATCGGGAAATATTATTTCCAAAAATCACACAATTAAAAACAAGCCGCAATATGGCGACAATATAATGATTGTATCTCGCTCTATTCTCAATGGTGAAGAACTTTTGGGGCGAGTTGAAATTGGATTGAAACTTGATAAGGTCAAACGTCAGATTAATGAAAAAACCCTCAGTCTGATTCTTCTTTTCAGCACATGTATGCTTTGCACAATTATCGCTTTGGATGCTTTTTTCAAACGCATTCTGATTACTCCTCTGGGAATGCTTGATAAAAATACAAGAAAGATTGCAAATCGCGAATTTGTTACGTTGGATGTGGGCAAAAGGACAGATGAGATAGGAAGATTAGCCTTAAATTTCAATTATATGAGTAGAAACCTGAAGAATCTTTACCTAAACCTTGAAGTCAAAGTTCAGGAACGGACTCACGAACTCGAAACAACCAACCAGAAACTGATTAAAGCTATTGCTGAATCGAAAGCAATGGCTTTCGAAGCTTCAAAAGGAGCCGTTGCCAAATCGCAATTTCTTGCCTCGATGAGCCACGAAATTAGAACTCCTATGAATGCGATTCTAGGAATGGCTGAAATTCTCGAAGATTCCGGACTGGACAGTGAACAAAAACGATTTATCGAAATCCTTCAAGAGTCTGGAAAATCACTGCTGCTCCTGATTAATGAGATTCTGGATTTAAGCAAAATTGAAGCAGGGCAAGCCCACTTTGAACATAAAGATATCGATCTCGACCAACTGCTAGGAAAAGCGTTTAAGGTCACAGCACTTGCAGGCCACAGCAAAGGATTGGAGCTTGCGTACAATATCAACAGAAATATTCCTCAAAAAGTTATCGGCGACCCTTCAAGACTGCAACAGATTTTTGTAAACCTCATCGGCAACGCCATCAAGTTCACCGAAAGAGGTTTTGTTGTTATTGAAGTGTCCCTGAGCGAAAACAAATCTATTAAATCTAAAAATAAGGTAGGGATACATTTTGCTGTGAAGGATAGCGGGATAGGAATTGAAGAAAACAAACTCGAAAGTATTTTTGACCGATTTACACAAGCAGACTCTTCAACAACACGCCAATACGGAGGAACAGGTCTGGGTCTTTCAATTTGCAAATCCCTTTGTGAAGCAATGGGTGGAAAAATTTGGATTGAAAGTGAAAAAGGGTTCGGCTCCACAGTACATATGGATATTCCTTTTATAAAAAGTACCGTCATTTTTTCCAACGACTCAATCCTTAAAGATAAGTCTATCCTGCTGATTAACGATCAAGATTATTCACGCGAAGCTTTTGCAATAAGACTCGGTTCAACTGTTAAACAAATTGATAAAGCACGTTCTTTTGAAACCGGTAAAACATTGATAAGTGATCAAAAACAAAAAGGGCTGATTTATGACTTTATTCTTATCAAAGATAATATTCACGGCTGGAATTGGGATAAAACAGTCTCATCGCTAAAAGAACAGGGAGTACAGGAAGAAAGAATTATCCTTATTGCCACTGTGGACCATGATCATATAGACAAATCCTTTAATGGAAATGTCATGCTTAAACCACTCACGCTCTTCGATCTGGAAAAAGTGGCAAAAGAAATCCTAGTCAAAACTTCTCATAATCTTTCTGAAAAAAACAACATGCGGACAATCGAAATTCAAACTTCGCCTCTCAATGTTCTGCTGGTAGAAGATAATAATGCCAACTGCATGTTGATTGAACTTTTTTTCAAAAACCTTCCCCATAAACTGACCATTGCTAAAAACGGACAGGAAGGCTTTGACAAAGGAACCAGCTCACATTTTGATTTAATTTTAATGGACATTGAAATGCCTATTATTGACGGCTATGAATGCACTCGAAAAATAAGAGAATGGGAAAAAGAACAAGACAAAACACCATGTAGAATTATAGCTCTTACGGCTCACGCTTTAACTGAAGTACGAGAAAAAATACTCGCGGCAGGATGCGATTCTTTCCTCACTAAACCTATTTCTAAAGAAAAAATAATTAACACACTGAACGAACAAAACTAG
- a CDS encoding phospholipase D family protein translates to MTKLIPLLLLSVLFFVSACATRYLPEQPPQKIINNASPPAERGKIADLATRLQVIHGQGKPASLALDRNDEALRWRLLLTDLATESIDLQTFILHNDASANLLLDRLIAAADRGVRVRILIDDFLISNDKNIPILDFHPNIEVHVFNPWRGRETTIGKGFEFITRMDRLNQRMHNKLMVIDNHASIIGGRNISDEYFGINSKFNFRDMEILTIGPIVREISHQFDIYWNDALAYPGDAFAHGQITSKMLDELRKDLNKQISKSQTLLVQFSAPQQGWDSYLEYFQNKSTSGKTWVVYDDPPVSVADKTQVRHTHRMNGLEIVPQKELLIISAYFIPDDQTLEDFKEMVKKGVSIKILTNSLGSNDQIITNSAYKFKRIPILKTGAELYELRSDAKDRIMSEDPRVKAKWLGLHSKLIIIDRKISYVGSLNWDPRSIAINTEIGLIIDDPVLGEQLAQIALRDMRPENAWRVLIDSKGKLYWKNSDRKVYLQPARNLWRRIMDAFYTLLPIKDQL, encoded by the coding sequence ATGACGAAGCTAATTCCGCTTTTGCTGTTAAGTGTCCTATTCTTCGTAAGCGCATGTGCGACCCGATACCTGCCTGAACAACCACCTCAAAAAATTATAAACAATGCCTCCCCTCCAGCCGAGAGAGGAAAGATAGCCGACCTTGCAACTCGCTTACAGGTTATACACGGTCAGGGTAAACCTGCATCTTTAGCTTTGGATCGTAATGATGAAGCTTTGAGGTGGCGTTTACTCTTAACTGATTTGGCGACTGAATCGATAGATCTTCAAACATTTATTTTACACAATGATGCTTCCGCCAACCTTCTTCTGGACAGATTAATAGCTGCTGCAGACCGGGGAGTACGAGTGCGGATATTAATTGACGACTTCCTCATATCTAATGACAAAAACATTCCCATACTTGATTTTCATCCCAACATTGAAGTCCACGTATTCAACCCGTGGAGAGGAAGAGAAACAACCATAGGGAAAGGGTTTGAATTTATCACAAGAATGGATCGTCTAAATCAAAGAATGCACAATAAACTCATGGTAATAGATAATCATGCCTCCATTATAGGCGGACGAAATATCAGTGATGAATATTTCGGTATAAATTCCAAGTTCAATTTCCGCGATATGGAAATCCTTACTATCGGCCCTATTGTCAGAGAAATATCCCATCAATTTGATATATACTGGAATGATGCGCTGGCCTATCCCGGTGATGCTTTTGCACACGGACAAATTACTTCGAAGATGCTGGATGAGCTTAGAAAAGACCTTAACAAACAAATTTCAAAATCGCAGACCTTACTGGTTCAATTTTCAGCGCCGCAACAAGGCTGGGACAGCTACTTAGAATATTTTCAAAACAAATCTACATCCGGTAAGACATGGGTAGTCTACGATGATCCTCCGGTAAGCGTTGCCGACAAAACACAGGTAAGACATACACACAGGATGAACGGACTTGAGATAGTTCCGCAAAAAGAACTGCTAATCATCTCAGCCTATTTCATTCCAGACGATCAAACCCTCGAAGATTTTAAAGAAATGGTAAAAAAAGGTGTATCGATTAAAATTTTAACAAACTCTCTAGGCTCAAATGATCAAATTATCACCAACAGCGCCTACAAATTCAAAAGAATACCTATTCTAAAAACCGGTGCAGAACTTTACGAATTACGTTCTGATGCCAAAGATCGCATTATGTCTGAAGACCCCAGAGTAAAAGCCAAATGGCTGGGGCTGCATTCCAAGCTGATTATTATTGACCGCAAAATTTCATATGTAGGGTCACTGAACTGGGACCCACGATCTATCGCAATCAATACGGAAATCGGGCTTATTATCGACGACCCCGTTTTAGGTGAGCAGTTAGCACAAATTGCGCTGAGAGATATGCGGCCGGAAAATGCGTGGCGTGTTTTAATTGATAGCAAAGGAAAATTATACTGGAAAAACAGCGACAGGAAAGTTTATCTTCAACCGGCCAGAAATTTGTGGCGCAGAATAATGGACGCATTTTACACACTTCTTCCTATTAAAGATCAACTCTGA